The genomic segment ATAGCGCATGTCTTCGCCTCTGTCGGTCACGACGTTCTGCTTCACGACGTCTCCGAGGCCGCGATTCGCCGCGGCGTCGGCGTCATCGAGAAGAATCTCGAGCGCGCCATCGGGCGAGGCAAGATCGAGCAAGCCGCTGCCGACGCGACGCTTGCCCGCATCACGCCGCACATCGACATCACGCTGCCCGCGGAGGTGCGCATCGCGATCGAGGCGGCGACCGAAGACGAAACGCTGAAGAAGAAGCTTTTCGTCGCACTCGACAAGGCGACGCCTCCCGACGCGATCCTCGCGTCGAACACCTCTTCCATCTCGATCACCGTCCTCGGCGCCGCGACTTCTCGCCCCGATCGCGTGATCGGCATGCACTTCATGAATCCGGTCCCCGTGATGAAGCTCGTGGAGATCATCCGCGGCCTTGCGACGAGCGATGCGACCTTTGCGGCCGTGCGCGATCTCGCGC from the Candidatus Eremiobacteraceae bacterium genome contains:
- a CDS encoding 3-hydroxybutyryl-CoA dehydrogenase; the encoded protein is MRVLIVGAGQMGAGIAHVFASVGHDVLLHDVSEAAIRRGVGVIEKNLERAIGRGKIEQAAADATLARITPHIDITLPAEVRIAIEAATEDETLKKKLFVALDKATPPDAILASNTSSISITVLGAATSRPDRVIGMHFMNPVPVMKLVEIIRGLATSDATFAAVRDLALFLGKTPVEVRDFPGFISNRVLMPMINEAIYAHFEGVASAEAIDTVMKLGMNHPMGPLELADFIGLDTCLSIMQVLFDGFADSKYRPCPLLKQMVAAGQLGRKSGRGFYTYP